In one Nitrososphaera viennensis EN76 genomic region, the following are encoded:
- a CDS encoding response regulator: MAGGSINKKAKKILIVDDDANIVELTRLIMESAGYQCSVLTRGMECVSHLEENNNYDLVLLDVAMPSFCGIDVVNALKEKGIFEKQKIAFFTASSAGILEDSELTKLGVIGLLKKPFSKKNLLERIEVWTSD; this comes from the coding sequence ATGGCGGGCGGCAGCATCAACAAGAAGGCGAAAAAAATACTCATAGTTGACGACGATGCAAACATTGTGGAGCTTACGCGCCTCATAATGGAATCTGCAGGCTACCAGTGCTCTGTGCTTACCAGAGGGATGGAATGCGTAAGTCACCTCGAGGAAAACAACAACTACGACCTTGTCCTTCTTGATGTTGCCATGCCGTCCTTTTGTGGCATTGATGTAGTAAACGCGCTAAAGGAAAAAGGGATATTTGAAAAACAGAAAATAGCTTTCTTTACCGCATCATCAGCAGGGATTCTGGAAGATTCTGAGCTGACAAAGCTCGGGGTAATAGGACTTTTGAAAAAGCCATTCAGCAAAAAAAACTTGCTGGAAAGAATAGAGGTGTGGACCTCGGACTAA
- a CDS encoding sensor histidine kinase, whose protein sequence is MTLRRAAKLPLLIGIAASALVVSVFYVSVYQDFNTGIEETERVKSTLAKTLASRTQVRMQNEIQILELAAKLPQVQSTTFSHLISEEFKGIPPNADPEKRAVQNAIFQEFRDFETVAFLMPNGDVYSVEPSEFQKNLPVVNFAYRDYFIKTTSTQRTYVSEIFRSTATDHNTVVISTPVFRDGALVGVLVGSMNLDVLNKALQTLELGRNEVAVLVDRDGMGIASSERSANSQTKAHSYSYLGNIVEDIRDGKEGVSEVPVNGTAMHVTYAPVELSGNRWAVLLIQPSEDAFSEAYLHQRQAIAIAAIVVAVMGISEYILFRAMLRNLKLADRLEDLNEALKTSNSDLKKEKVRLESLSNELQAKNSHLEYLAHELDLKAEQLQKIDAAKEEFAAMITHELKTPLVPIIGFAELLSDGTLGELTPLQREKVQLMHGSAISLSNLITDLLDIRKLELNKMKFDMIESSVNEFLERAVGSFKPLAESKKISLTYNVQAEKEPNGTLNLICDPKRIQQVLHNLLSNAIKFVPEKTGRIEVSARRIPDDGSIEFGVRDNGIGIPVEKQNEIFKKFYQVDTSLRRAMGGSGLGLAISKGIVEAHGGTIWFESVPGVGTTFYFSIPARPALGNGSNDSK, encoded by the coding sequence ATGACTCTTCGGCGCGCTGCAAAACTGCCATTGCTAATAGGCATAGCTGCGTCGGCATTGGTAGTTTCCGTTTTTTACGTTTCGGTATATCAGGACTTTAACACGGGGATTGAGGAGACAGAGAGAGTCAAGAGCACCTTGGCCAAGACTCTGGCTTCAAGGACGCAGGTGCGAATGCAGAACGAGATCCAAATACTAGAACTGGCCGCGAAATTGCCACAGGTGCAGAGTACGACATTCTCACACCTAATAAGTGAAGAATTCAAGGGAATTCCTCCCAATGCGGACCCTGAAAAGAGGGCCGTCCAGAATGCAATATTTCAGGAATTCCGCGACTTTGAGACAGTCGCATTTCTAATGCCAAATGGCGATGTCTACAGTGTAGAGCCATCAGAGTTCCAAAAGAACTTGCCCGTAGTTAATTTCGCCTATCGCGATTATTTCATAAAGACGACCTCGACGCAGCGGACTTATGTAAGCGAGATCTTTAGATCGACCGCAACTGACCATAACACCGTGGTGATATCAACTCCCGTCTTTCGTGACGGTGCCTTGGTAGGGGTCCTGGTTGGCTCGATGAACCTAGATGTTCTTAACAAGGCGCTACAGACTCTTGAACTTGGCCGAAACGAAGTTGCAGTGCTTGTCGACCGCGATGGAATGGGAATTGCAAGTTCTGAAAGGTCGGCAAACAGCCAGACTAAAGCACATTCGTATTCGTATCTAGGAAACATTGTTGAGGATATTCGCGATGGCAAGGAAGGGGTGAGCGAGGTCCCGGTAAATGGGACAGCGATGCATGTAACGTACGCGCCCGTCGAACTTTCAGGCAATAGATGGGCTGTACTCCTCATCCAACCCAGCGAAGATGCATTCAGCGAGGCCTATTTGCATCAGAGGCAAGCCATAGCCATTGCAGCAATCGTAGTTGCAGTTATGGGCATCTCCGAATACATACTCTTTCGCGCGATGCTTCGCAATCTTAAACTTGCTGACAGATTGGAGGATCTAAACGAGGCGCTCAAGACAAGCAATTCTGATCTCAAGAAAGAAAAGGTCCGGCTGGAATCGCTATCAAATGAATTGCAGGCAAAGAACTCACACCTAGAGTACCTTGCCCACGAGCTTGATCTCAAGGCCGAACAGCTGCAAAAGATAGATGCTGCCAAAGAGGAATTCGCCGCCATGATAACTCACGAGCTAAAGACTCCTCTGGTTCCAATCATAGGATTTGCCGAACTTTTGTCAGATGGAACACTTGGTGAGCTAACACCTCTTCAGAGAGAAAAAGTCCAGCTGATGCACGGCAGCGCCATCTCGCTTTCAAACCTGATTACCGACTTGCTGGACATTCGCAAACTGGAGCTTAACAAGATGAAATTCGACATGATTGAATCATCTGTTAATGAATTTCTAGAGCGGGCCGTTGGATCCTTCAAGCCACTTGCAGAATCAAAGAAAATATCACTCACATACAATGTGCAGGCGGAGAAAGAGCCCAATGGCACACTAAACCTGATCTGTGACCCGAAAAGGATACAGCAGGTATTGCACAATCTATTGAGCAACGCGATAAAATTCGTGCCAGAAAAAACTGGCAGGATTGAAGTTTCTGCAAGGAGAATACCTGATGACGGCTCTATCGAATTCGGAGTCAGAGACAACGGGATTGGAATACCAGTAGAAAAGCAGAACGAGATATTCAAGAAATTCTACCAGGTAGATACCTCTCTCCGCAGGGCGATGGGCGGCAGCGGCCTCGGTCTTGCGATATCCAAAGGAATCGTGGAAGCTCACGGTGGCACGATTTGGTTTGAGAGTGTGCCAGGGGTGGGCACGACTTTTTACTTTTCCATACCGGCCAGGCCGGCTTTGGGAAATGGGAGCAATGACAGTAAATGA
- a CDS encoding response regulator → MKRILVVDDNNMIADLAEIILQTAGYSCTKVNEGRKCLDIIREAYKNNNNYDLVLLDIAMPQFSGLDVLKAIQEEGYLSHNKVILFTASSATNLEIEDFKKMGALDCLRKPFSKANLLDFVKKYLPE, encoded by the coding sequence ATGAAGAGAATACTCGTAGTGGATGACAACAATATGATAGCGGACCTGGCAGAGATAATACTTCAGACTGCCGGCTATAGCTGTACCAAGGTGAACGAAGGGAGGAAATGCCTGGATATCATCCGGGAAGCCTACAAGAACAACAACAACTATGACCTTGTTCTGCTGGACATTGCAATGCCCCAATTCTCCGGACTGGATGTCCTGAAGGCCATCCAAGAGGAGGGATATCTAAGCCACAACAAAGTGATCCTTTTCACTGCATCATCTGCCACAAACCTGGAGATTGAAGATTTCAAAAAGATGGGAGCGCTTGACTGCCTGAGAAAGCCGTTCAGCAAGGCCAACCTTTTGGATTTTGTAAAAAAATATCTTCCAGAGTGA